One segment of Etheostoma cragini isolate CJK2018 chromosome 23, CSU_Ecrag_1.0, whole genome shotgun sequence DNA contains the following:
- the nup107 gene encoding nuclear pore complex protein Nup107 isoform X2, with protein sequence MYISPVSGMDNTSFFADDTANLSSALLKEDDPGEAAAASLFPEFLASLLKHSSSAVFELLEDYQTLCQNKVDVLQSVVLRAGQNSKTAGVHWLLQQEICTWRLITSLYRDRVQLALEDDIMTDMVVPSESEKVVVEQLFQRDAIIRQSQLVVDWLESIAKDKIGDFSDNIEYYAKNVCWENTLHSLKLRRKSGSTFTVPLVTELDPDAPFRQQRPLAELDREDDTRLLKNLFSLIRAGMTEEAQRLCKRCGQAWRAATLEGWKLYHDPNRTSVSLELQPVEGNPQRGIWKACCWRMAEEEQLNRYERAIYSSLSGNLKPLLAVCESWEDCVWAHFKVMVDSLVEKELMSSGMAHQEMETLPREYLEANWTMEKVFEELQALELKRVSEETKEHHHVIQKFVILGDLDGLFEEFSDWMTTSKPLPSHLLRFMTHLLLFFRSLGLALKEEVCVDVLKAYVSLLVRDQQTDLVASYVSQLPAEVATVQYAAFLETVNQPELRPRCLQLATDAGLDVAAITKLVVETVRERDDTEFTHHNQTLEMGTTKDDLRKIDVIDWLLFDPAHRAESLKQSNAIMRKFLAVQKHDAAKAVFSKVPEDSMREIYCQWSGAGQTTSLHAEDENAIREHLCIRAYLEAHEAFTDWFNHSSSAPQKPAPAPEAKFTERVANEMREKEYQASLSAWSCRLDVLTEDVKERIYNVLLFVDGGWMIDNRRDSEADSERRHQMAALRSLCLPRLTFLLLSVLQNSSRHQEALRLADIISSDQHRLYQVFSKEELRRFLLKLRESSLALLDRGLDPLGYELQT encoded by the exons ATGTACATCTCCCCTGTTTCGGGAATGGATAACACCAGCTTCTTCGCAGACGACACCGCCAACCTTAGCTCAGCCCTACTAAAGGAGGACGACCCTGGCGAGGCCG CGGCTGCCAGTCTTTTCCCAGAGTTCCTCGCCTCGCTTCTGAAGCACTCTTCCTCCGCGGTGTTTGAGCTGCTTGAGGATTATCAGACACTTTGCCAGAACAAG GTGGACGTACTGCAGTCTGTGGTCCTCAGAGCGGGTCAGAACAGTAAGACAGCTGGAGTCCACTGGCTGCTGCAGCAGGAGATCTGCACCTGGAGACTCATCACGTCACTGTACAG GGACCGGGTCCAGTTGGCGCTGGAAGATGATATCATGACAGACATGGTT gTTCCCAGTGAGAGTGAGAAGGTTGTGGTGGAGCAGCTTTTCCAGCGGGATGCCATCATACGTCAGAGTCAG CTGGTCGTTGATTGGCTGGAGAGCATTGCCAAGGATAAGATTGGAGATTTTTCAGATAATATAGAATACTACGCCAAAAATGTCTGCTg ggAGAACACACTCCATTCGCTGAAGCTGAGGAGAAAGAGCGGCTCTACCTTCACTGTGCCTCTGGTCACTGAGCTG gacCCAGATGCTCCTTTCAGGCAACAGCGTCCCCTGGCTGAGCTGGACAGAGAGGATGACACCCGACTGCTGAAGAACCTGTTCAGCCTGATCAGAGCGGGGATGACCGAGGAG gctcaGAGGCTGTGTAAGCGCTGTGGTCAGGCCTGGAGAGCAGCGACTCTGGAAGGCTGGAAACTCTACCATGATCCCAACAGGACCTCAG TGAGTTTAGAGTTGCAGCCCGTTGAAGGAAACCCTCAGAGAGGAATCTGGAAGGCCTGCTGCTGGAGAATGGCTGaggag gagCAGTTAAACAGATATGAGAGAGCGATCTACTCCAGCCTGAGTGGAAACCTCAAACCG cTCCTGGCAGTGTGTGAGTCATGGGAGGACTGTGTGTGGGCGCACTTCAAAGTGATGGTGGACTCGCTGGTCGAAAAGGAACTGATGTCATCGGGGATGGCCCACCAGGAAATGGAGACGCTGCCACGAGAATACCTGGAGGCCAA TTGGACGATGGAAAAGGTGTTTGAGGAACTTCAGGCCTTAGAGTTGAAG agGGTGTCTGAGGAAACAAAAGAGCATCACCATGTCATCCAGAAGTTTGTCATCCTGGGAGACCTGGACG gTCTGTTCGAGGAGTTTTCTGATTGGATGACAACCTCTAagcccctcccctcccaccTGCTGCGCTTCATGACTcacctgctgctgtttttcCGCTCTCTGGGTTTGGCATTGAAG gaggaggtgtgtgtggacGTGCTGAAGGCGTACGTCTCCCTTCTGGTTCGGGATCAGCAGACCGACCTTGTGGCGAGCTACGTTAGCCAGTTACCCGCCGAGGTCGCCACCGTTCAGTACGCCGCTTTCTTGGAGACCGTCAACCAGCCGGAGCTCCGCCCCCGCTGCCTGCAGCTCGCCACTGACGCCG gtCTGGATGTTGCTGCGATAACCAAGCTGGTGGTGGagactgtgagagagagagacgacaCCGAGTTTACACACCACAACCAGACGCTGGAGATGGGAACCACAAAG GATGACCTAAGAAAGATCGATGTCATCGATTGGCTGCTGTTTGACCCCGCCCATCGAGCCGAGTCCCTAAAGCAGTCCAACGCCATCATGAGGAAGTTTCTgg cCGTGCAGAAACACGACGCAGCCAAGGCGGTCTTCTCTAAAGTTCCAGAGGATTCAATGAGGGAGATTTACTGCCAGTGGTCGGGGGCTGGTCAGACCACGTCTCTACATGCTGAGGACGAGAACGCCATCAGAGAGCACCTGTGTATCAGAGCCTACCTG GAAGCCCATGAGGCCTTCACTGACTGGTTCAACCACAGTAGCTCTGCGCCCCAGAAACCAGCACCTGCCCCGGAGGCCAAATTCACAGAGAGAGTAGCCAATGAGATGAGAGAGAAGGAGtaccag gcttCTCTGTCCGCCTGGTCGTGCCGCCTGGACGTTTTAACTGAAGATGTGAAAGAGAGAATCTACAACGTGCTGCTGTTTGTAGACGGAGGATGGATGATCGACAACAGACGG GATTCAGAGGCGGATTCAGAGCGCAGGCACCAGATGGCGGCGTTGCGCTCTCTGTGTCTGCCTCGTCTCACCTTTTTGCTGCTCAGCGTGCTGCAGAACTCCTCCAGACACCAGGAGGCGCTGCGACTCGCTGACATCATCTCATCTGACCAGCACCGCCTCTACCAG GTTTTCTCTAAAGAGGAGCTGAGAAGGTTTCTCCTGAAGTTGAGGGAGTCGTCGCTCGCTCTGTTGGACCGAGGACTCGATCCACTGGGCTACGAGTTACAGAC
- the nup107 gene encoding nuclear pore complex protein Nup107 isoform X1, giving the protein MYISPVSGMDNTSFFADDTANLSSALLKEDDPGEAAAASLFPEFLASLLKHSSSAVFELLEDYQTLCQNKVDVLQSVVLRAGQNSKTAGVHWLLQQEICTWRLITSLYRDRVQLALEDDIMTDMVVPSESEKVVVEQLFQRDAIIRQSQLVVDWLESIAKDKIGDFSDNIEYYAKNVCWENTLHSLKLRRKSGSTFTVPLVTELDPDAPFRQQRPLAELDREDDTRLLKNLFSLIRAGMTEEAQRLCKRCGQAWRAATLEGWKLYHDPNRTSVSLELQPVEGNPQRGIWKACCWRMAEEEQLNRYERAIYSSLSGNLKPLLAVCESWEDCVWAHFKVMVDSLVEKELMSSGMAHQEMETLPREYLEANWTMEKVFEELQALELKRVSEETKEHHHVIQKFVILGDLDGLFEEFSDWMTTSKPLPSHLLRFMTHLLLFFRSLGLALKEEVCVDVLKAYVSLLVRDQQTDLVASYVSQLPAEVATVQYAAFLETVNQPELRPRCLQLATDAGLDVAAITKLVVETVRERDDTEFTHHNQTLEMGTTKDDLRKIDVIDWLLFDPAHRAESLKQSNAIMRKFLAVQKHDAAKAVFSKVPEDSMREIYCQWSGAGQTTSLHAEDENAIREHLCIRAYLEAHEAFTDWFNHSSSAPQKPAPAPEAKFTERVANEMREKEYQASLSAWSCRLDVLTEDVKERIYNVLLFVDGGWMIDNRRDSEADSERRHQMAALRSLCLPRLTFLLLSVLQNSSRHQEALRLADIISSDQHRLYQVFSKEELRRFLLKLRESSLALLDRGLDPLGYELQT; this is encoded by the exons ATGTACATCTCCCCTGTTTCGGGAATGGATAACACCAGCTTCTTCGCAGACGACACCGCCAACCTTAGCTCAGCCCTACTAAAGGAGGACGACCCTGGCGAGGCCG CGGCTGCCAGTCTTTTCCCAGAGTTCCTCGCCTCGCTTCTGAAGCACTCTTCCTCCGCGGTGTTTGAGCTGCTTGAGGATTATCAGACACTTTGCCAGAACAAG GTGGACGTACTGCAGTCTGTGGTCCTCAGAGCGGGTCAGAACAGTAAGACAGCTGGAGTCCACTGGCTGCTGCAGCAGGAGATCTGCACCTGGAGACTCATCACGTCACTGTACAG GGACCGGGTCCAGTTGGCGCTGGAAGATGATATCATGACAGACATGGTT gTTCCCAGTGAGAGTGAGAAGGTTGTGGTGGAGCAGCTTTTCCAGCGGGATGCCATCATACGTCAGAGTCAG CTGGTCGTTGATTGGCTGGAGAGCATTGCCAAGGATAAGATTGGAGATTTTTCAGATAATATAGAATACTACGCCAAAAATGTCTGCTg ggAGAACACACTCCATTCGCTGAAGCTGAGGAGAAAGAGCGGCTCTACCTTCACTGTGCCTCTGGTCACTGAGCTG gacCCAGATGCTCCTTTCAGGCAACAGCGTCCCCTGGCTGAGCTGGACAGAGAGGATGACACCCGACTGCTGAAGAACCTGTTCAGCCTGATCAGAGCGGGGATGACCGAGGAG gctcaGAGGCTGTGTAAGCGCTGTGGTCAGGCCTGGAGAGCAGCGACTCTGGAAGGCTGGAAACTCTACCATGATCCCAACAGGACCTCAG TGAGTTTAGAGTTGCAGCCCGTTGAAGGAAACCCTCAGAGAGGAATCTGGAAGGCCTGCTGCTGGAGAATGGCTGaggag gagCAGTTAAACAGATATGAGAGAGCGATCTACTCCAGCCTGAGTGGAAACCTCAAACCG cTCCTGGCAGTGTGTGAGTCATGGGAGGACTGTGTGTGGGCGCACTTCAAAGTGATGGTGGACTCGCTGGTCGAAAAGGAACTGATGTCATCGGGGATGGCCCACCAGGAAATGGAGACGCTGCCACGAGAATACCTGGAGGCCAA TTGGACGATGGAAAAGGTGTTTGAGGAACTTCAGGCCTTAGAGTTGAAG agGGTGTCTGAGGAAACAAAAGAGCATCACCATGTCATCCAGAAGTTTGTCATCCTGGGAGACCTGGACG gTCTGTTCGAGGAGTTTTCTGATTGGATGACAACCTCTAagcccctcccctcccaccTGCTGCGCTTCATGACTcacctgctgctgtttttcCGCTCTCTGGGTTTGGCATTGAAG gaggaggtgtgtgtggacGTGCTGAAGGCGTACGTCTCCCTTCTGGTTCGGGATCAGCAGACCGACCTTGTGGCGAGCTACGTTAGCCAGTTACCCGCCGAGGTCGCCACCGTTCAGTACGCCGCTTTCTTGGAGACCGTCAACCAGCCGGAGCTCCGCCCCCGCTGCCTGCAGCTCGCCACTGACGCCG gtCTGGATGTTGCTGCGATAACCAAGCTGGTGGTGGagactgtgagagagagagacgacaCCGAGTTTACACACCACAACCAGACGCTGGAGATGGGAACCACAAAG GATGACCTAAGAAAGATCGATGTCATCGATTGGCTGCTGTTTGACCCCGCCCATCGAGCCGAGTCCCTAAAGCAGTCCAACGCCATCATGAGGAAGTTTCTgg cCGTGCAGAAACACGACGCAGCCAAGGCGGTCTTCTCTAAAGTTCCAGAGGATTCAATGAGGGAGATTTACTGCCAGTGGTCGGGGGCTGGTCAGACCACGTCTCTACATGCTGAGGACGAGAACGCCATCAGAGAGCACCTGTGTATCAGAGCCTACCTG GAAGCCCATGAGGCCTTCACTGACTGGTTCAACCACAGTAGCTCTGCGCCCCAGAAACCAGCACCTGCCCCGGAGGCCAAATTCACAGAGAGAGTAGCCAATGAGATGAGAGAGAAGGAGtaccag gcttCTCTGTCCGCCTGGTCGTGCCGCCTGGACGTTTTAACTGAAGATGTGAAAGAGAGAATCTACAACGTGCTGCTGTTTGTAGACGGAGGATGGATGATCGACAACAGACGG GATTCAGAGGCGGATTCAGAGCGCAGGCACCAGATGGCGGCGTTGCGCTCTCTGTGTCTGCCTCGTCTCACCTTTTTGCTGCTCAGCGTGCTGCAGAACTCCTCCAGACACCAGGAGGCGCTGCGACTCGCTGACATCATCTCATCTGACCAGCACCGCCTCTACCAG GTTTTCTCTAAAGAGGAGCTGAGAAGGTTTCTCCTGAAGTTGAGGGAGTCGTCGCTCGCTCTGTTGGACCGAGGACTCGATCCACTGGGCTACGAGTTACAGACatga
- the mdm2 gene encoding E3 ubiquitin-protein ligase Mdm2 isoform X2, whose protein sequence is MSADRELNMGADDDRLVRPKAEFHALLQHAGAAKDVFTIKEVMFYLGQYIMQKQLYDQKQQHIVHCSQDALGRVLGVDSFSVKEPRVLFAMITKNLVAVKNQDSPPSLSEAHSDSQTDGGTEEAVSESRSSSPDRRGRRRRRRRSSCRSSDPGPSDSLAGDEDNWEEEEGGRKRRRSDSYSLTFDDSLSWCVIGGLESVRDRHSSQSSDSHSTSVRSEVTVADSDSDNFSVEFEVESIDSDDYNEDDASLSADDQVYEVTIFEEEDSFDEDTEITEADYWRCAKCDEVNPPLPRNCLRCWALRQDWLSEVSASSSPKVLPPKPTDQSAAKEAPGSDVEDNEGVDVPDGKRAKTPLLSQCLSDAPSSAPNSQDPLSSSQPSSSSKVWTPDSQPSSSSYSSMDSQELLPSSPTSPPPPLPPPTAPELERSVSAEWRLPDSCLDPCLICQSRPKNGCIVHGRTGHLMSCYVCARKLKKRNKLCPVCRLPIQSVVLTYLS, encoded by the exons ATGTCTGCTGACAGGGAGCTCAACATGGGCGCGGACGACGACAGACTA gtcagACCGAAGGCAGAGTTCCACGCGTTGCTGCAACACGCAGGAGCCGCTAAAGATGTCTTCACCATAAAGGAG GTGATGTTCTACCTGGGCCAGTACATCATGCAGAAGCAGCTGTATGACCAGAAGCAGCAGCACATCGTCCACTGCTCCCAGGATGCACTGGGGCGGGTGCTGGGAGTCGACAGCTTCTCTGTTAAAGAGCCACG AGTTCTGTTTGCTATGATCACCAAGAACCTGGTCGCTGTGAAGAACCAAG ATTCACCGCCAAGCTTGAGTGAAGCACACAGCGACAGCCAGACAGACGGGGGGACAGAG GAGGCGGTTTCAGAAAGTCGCTCTTCATCGCCCGACAGGAgggggaggcggaggaggaggaggaggagcagctgcAGGAGCAGTGACCCAG GGCCCTCCGACAGTCTCGCGGGGGATGAAGATAAttgggaggaggaagagggagggaggaagaggagaaggtcTGACAGCTACTCCCTGACCTTTGATGACAGTCTGTCGTGGTGCGTGATTGGTGGACTGGAAAGTGTACGGGACAGACACAGCAGCCAATCATCCGACTCACACAGCACT tctgtgaggtcagaggtcacggTTGCAGACTCGGACAGCGATAACTTCAGTGTTGAGTTTGAGGTGGAGTCCATCGACTCTGACGACTACAACGAAGATGACGCCTCTCTGTCTGCAGACGACCAG GTGTACGAGGTCACCATATTTGAAGAAGAGGACTCCTTTGATGAAGACACAGAGATCACTGAAGCT GACTACTGGCGCTGTGCGAAGTGTGACGAGGTGAACCCCCCTCTCCCCAGAAACTGTCTCCGCTGCTGGGCCCTGCGCCAGGATTGGCTGTCGGAGGTGTCCGCCTCCTCCAGTCCGAAGGTCCTACCTCCAAAGCCAAccgaccaatcagcagccaAAGAAGCTCCAG GTTCTGATGTCGAGGACAACGAAGGAGTCGACGTTCCAGACGGGAAAAGAGCAAAAACTCCTCTCCTGTCTCAGTGCCTGTCTGATGCCCCCTCGTCTGCACCCAACTCCCAGGATCCCCTCTCGTCCTCGCAGCCTTCGTCCTCCTCGAAGGTCTGGACTCCCGACTCCCAGCCCTCCTCGTCCTCCTACTCCTCCATGGACTCCCAGGAGCTCCTACCGTCCTCCCCCACCAGTCCTCcccctccacttcctcctcccaCAGCCCCCGAGCTGGAGCGCAGCGTCTCGGCCGAGTGGCGTCTGCCGGACTCGTGCCTGGACCCCTGTCTCATCTGTCAGTCCCGGCCGAAGAACGGCTGCATTGTCCACGGACGAACGGGACACCTGA
- the mdm2 gene encoding E3 ubiquitin-protein ligase Mdm2 isoform X3, with the protein MSADRELNMGADDDRLVRPKAEFHALLQHAGAAKDVFTIKEVMFYLGQYIMQKQLYDQKQQHIVHCSQDALGRVLGVDSFSVKEPRVLFAMITKNLVAVKNQDSPPSLSEAHSDSQTDGGTEAVSESRSSSPDRRGRRRRRRRSSCRSSDPGPSDSLAGDEDNWEEEEGGRKRRRSDSYSLTFDDSLSWCVIGGLESVRDRHSSQSSDSHSTSVRSEVTVADSDSDNFSVEFEVESIDSDDYNEDDASLSADDQVYEVTIFEEEDSFDEDTEITEADYWRCAKCDEVNPPLPRNCLRCWALRQDWLSEVSASSSPKVLPPKPTDQSAAKEAPGSDVEDNEGVDVPDGKRAKTPLLSQCLSDAPSSAPNSQDPLSSSQPSSSSKVWTPDSQPSSSSYSSMDSQELLPSSPTSPPPPLPPPTAPELERSVSAEWRLPDSCLDPCLICQSRPKNGCIVHGRTGHLMSCYVCARKLKKRNKLCPVCRLPIQSVVLTYIS; encoded by the exons ATGTCTGCTGACAGGGAGCTCAACATGGGCGCGGACGACGACAGACTA gtcagACCGAAGGCAGAGTTCCACGCGTTGCTGCAACACGCAGGAGCCGCTAAAGATGTCTTCACCATAAAGGAG GTGATGTTCTACCTGGGCCAGTACATCATGCAGAAGCAGCTGTATGACCAGAAGCAGCAGCACATCGTCCACTGCTCCCAGGATGCACTGGGGCGGGTGCTGGGAGTCGACAGCTTCTCTGTTAAAGAGCCACG AGTTCTGTTTGCTATGATCACCAAGAACCTGGTCGCTGTGAAGAACCAAG ATTCACCGCCAAGCTTGAGTGAAGCACACAGCGACAGCCAGACAGACGGGGGGACAGAG GCGGTTTCAGAAAGTCGCTCTTCATCGCCCGACAGGAgggggaggcggaggaggaggaggaggagcagctgcAGGAGCAGTGACCCAG GGCCCTCCGACAGTCTCGCGGGGGATGAAGATAAttgggaggaggaagagggagggaggaagaggagaaggtcTGACAGCTACTCCCTGACCTTTGATGACAGTCTGTCGTGGTGCGTGATTGGTGGACTGGAAAGTGTACGGGACAGACACAGCAGCCAATCATCCGACTCACACAGCACT tctgtgaggtcagaggtcacggTTGCAGACTCGGACAGCGATAACTTCAGTGTTGAGTTTGAGGTGGAGTCCATCGACTCTGACGACTACAACGAAGATGACGCCTCTCTGTCTGCAGACGACCAG GTGTACGAGGTCACCATATTTGAAGAAGAGGACTCCTTTGATGAAGACACAGAGATCACTGAAGCT GACTACTGGCGCTGTGCGAAGTGTGACGAGGTGAACCCCCCTCTCCCCAGAAACTGTCTCCGCTGCTGGGCCCTGCGCCAGGATTGGCTGTCGGAGGTGTCCGCCTCCTCCAGTCCGAAGGTCCTACCTCCAAAGCCAAccgaccaatcagcagccaAAGAAGCTCCAG GTTCTGATGTCGAGGACAACGAAGGAGTCGACGTTCCAGACGGGAAAAGAGCAAAAACTCCTCTCCTGTCTCAGTGCCTGTCTGATGCCCCCTCGTCTGCACCCAACTCCCAGGATCCCCTCTCGTCCTCGCAGCCTTCGTCCTCCTCGAAGGTCTGGACTCCCGACTCCCAGCCCTCCTCGTCCTCCTACTCCTCCATGGACTCCCAGGAGCTCCTACCGTCCTCCCCCACCAGTCCTCcccctccacttcctcctcccaCAGCCCCCGAGCTGGAGCGCAGCGTCTCGGCCGAGTGGCGTCTGCCGGACTCGTGCCTGGACCCCTGTCTCATCTGTCAGTCCCGGCCGAAGAACGGCTGCATTGTCCACGGACGAACGGGACACCTGA
- the mdm2 gene encoding E3 ubiquitin-protein ligase Mdm2 isoform X1, whose amino-acid sequence MSADRELNMGADDDRLVRPKAEFHALLQHAGAAKDVFTIKEVMFYLGQYIMQKQLYDQKQQHIVHCSQDALGRVLGVDSFSVKEPRVLFAMITKNLVAVKNQDSPPSLSEAHSDSQTDGGTEEAVSESRSSSPDRRGRRRRRRRSSCRSSDPGPSDSLAGDEDNWEEEEGGRKRRRSDSYSLTFDDSLSWCVIGGLESVRDRHSSQSSDSHSTSVRSEVTVADSDSDNFSVEFEVESIDSDDYNEDDASLSADDQVYEVTIFEEEDSFDEDTEITEADYWRCAKCDEVNPPLPRNCLRCWALRQDWLSEVSASSSPKVLPPKPTDQSAAKEAPGSDVEDNEGVDVPDGKRAKTPLLSQCLSDAPSSAPNSQDPLSSSQPSSSSKVWTPDSQPSSSSYSSMDSQELLPSSPTSPPPPLPPPTAPELERSVSAEWRLPDSCLDPCLICQSRPKNGCIVHGRTGHLMSCYVCARKLKKRNKLCPVCRLPIQSVVLTYIS is encoded by the exons ATGTCTGCTGACAGGGAGCTCAACATGGGCGCGGACGACGACAGACTA gtcagACCGAAGGCAGAGTTCCACGCGTTGCTGCAACACGCAGGAGCCGCTAAAGATGTCTTCACCATAAAGGAG GTGATGTTCTACCTGGGCCAGTACATCATGCAGAAGCAGCTGTATGACCAGAAGCAGCAGCACATCGTCCACTGCTCCCAGGATGCACTGGGGCGGGTGCTGGGAGTCGACAGCTTCTCTGTTAAAGAGCCACG AGTTCTGTTTGCTATGATCACCAAGAACCTGGTCGCTGTGAAGAACCAAG ATTCACCGCCAAGCTTGAGTGAAGCACACAGCGACAGCCAGACAGACGGGGGGACAGAG GAGGCGGTTTCAGAAAGTCGCTCTTCATCGCCCGACAGGAgggggaggcggaggaggaggaggaggagcagctgcAGGAGCAGTGACCCAG GGCCCTCCGACAGTCTCGCGGGGGATGAAGATAAttgggaggaggaagagggagggaggaagaggagaaggtcTGACAGCTACTCCCTGACCTTTGATGACAGTCTGTCGTGGTGCGTGATTGGTGGACTGGAAAGTGTACGGGACAGACACAGCAGCCAATCATCCGACTCACACAGCACT tctgtgaggtcagaggtcacggTTGCAGACTCGGACAGCGATAACTTCAGTGTTGAGTTTGAGGTGGAGTCCATCGACTCTGACGACTACAACGAAGATGACGCCTCTCTGTCTGCAGACGACCAG GTGTACGAGGTCACCATATTTGAAGAAGAGGACTCCTTTGATGAAGACACAGAGATCACTGAAGCT GACTACTGGCGCTGTGCGAAGTGTGACGAGGTGAACCCCCCTCTCCCCAGAAACTGTCTCCGCTGCTGGGCCCTGCGCCAGGATTGGCTGTCGGAGGTGTCCGCCTCCTCCAGTCCGAAGGTCCTACCTCCAAAGCCAAccgaccaatcagcagccaAAGAAGCTCCAG GTTCTGATGTCGAGGACAACGAAGGAGTCGACGTTCCAGACGGGAAAAGAGCAAAAACTCCTCTCCTGTCTCAGTGCCTGTCTGATGCCCCCTCGTCTGCACCCAACTCCCAGGATCCCCTCTCGTCCTCGCAGCCTTCGTCCTCCTCGAAGGTCTGGACTCCCGACTCCCAGCCCTCCTCGTCCTCCTACTCCTCCATGGACTCCCAGGAGCTCCTACCGTCCTCCCCCACCAGTCCTCcccctccacttcctcctcccaCAGCCCCCGAGCTGGAGCGCAGCGTCTCGGCCGAGTGGCGTCTGCCGGACTCGTGCCTGGACCCCTGTCTCATCTGTCAGTCCCGGCCGAAGAACGGCTGCATTGTCCACGGACGAACGGGACACCTGA